The Microvirga lotononidis region CCACTCTCATCGAGAAGGATGAGCAAGCTGGCAGATCCGATGCAGGCCGGAAGGTCATCGCCTGCTACCGGCACTATCTCTCGACCCGTCCTGAGAAGTATCCGCGATGAGCAAGGTTTGGTCAGGGAGGCTGATACCCTCCCTGACTGTGCTAGACCCTGTGAGACCGAAGGGGCCGAGAGAGAGGAAGGCTAGAAGCTTCCTCAGAGATAGAGGCTAGGCAATAGAACTTAAAATGGCAATGATGCCTGACGGGCTTCGCTCTCCAATCAATCACACAGTGTGCTCTTACCTCCCCGAAAGTCGAAATGGTGAGGGCTTGCGGGCCATCGGGCCATCATGCAACTTCCTGGCACCATGAAGCCTCTTGTTCTCCTCGCCTTTGCGTTCCTACTTTTCGTTCATCCCGTCGCTGCTGGCCCTATCATCACGGGACAGGCTGACATTGTCGACGGCGATACCCTGTCGATCCGAGGCCGATCGGCACGGGTCCGCCTCTATGGCATCGACACGCCAGAGGGACAGCAGACCTGTGACGATGCCGCCAGCAAGCGTTATCTCTGCGGCGCCCGGGCGGCAGAAGCCTTAGCCGACCTCATCGGGCGGAATGGCCGTGTGACCTGCCAAGAACAGGATCGCGATCGCTATGGCCGCGTCGTCGCTGTTTGCCAGGCGAATGGCCGCGAGATCAACGCGGAGATGGTCCTTCAAGGCTGGGCCCTTGAGTACAAGCAATATTCCGATGGTCGATATGCCAAAGCGGAAGCCGAGGCTCGCACGGCCAAGCGGGGGCTATGGGCTGGGCAGTTCGTCGAGCCGTGGGACTGGCGCCGTGGGAAGCGGCTGTCGTCGGAGGCTTCGACGGGGTCAGACCGGAAGTGCGCCATCAAGGGCAACATCTCTGGATCGGACAAGATCTACCACCTGCCGGGCAGTCGGAGCTATGCCAAGACGGTGATCGATGAGGCCAGCGGAGAGCGCTGGTTCTGTAGTGAAGATGAAGCAAAGGCAGCCGGGTGGCGCGCGCCTAGAGGCTAGGGGGCCTATGATGAAGTGGGGGGTGATCGCAGCTTTGGCCGCAATGGTGATGGCTGCGCCTGTGGGAGCGACGGGAAGTCTCTCCGAACAATCGGCCAAGCTCAGCGTCGAGCGGGTGAAGGAATACGTCGTAGCGCAGCGCAGGAGCTGCAAGGCGGCGAGCACCTGCGAGGAGGCTGTCGAGATGTGGTGCGGCGGCTATAGCCGGGCCGATGCCGATGGCGACGGCATTCCCTGTGAGAACGTCTGCCGCTCCAGGTCTCAGGTTGATGCGATCAAGCAGAGAATAGGCTGCTGACTGCGTCCGCAATCGAATTTCCGATAACGCCCGGTATGGAATGGAGAGAGGCAGCAGGGCCATAGTAGCCCTTAGGTCATACCACCGTCTTGGCGCTGATACCTAAAAGGTATTCTGCGCTTCGCTTGCCACATTGCTGACCGCATCGATGACTGTGATCCTGTTTGGGAGGACTTTTTGCAGAGTGATTGGCCATGCCCGCATCAGCCAGATATTTCTTCCATCTTGTCTCGGATCATGAGGTGATCCCCGACGAGGAGGGGATTGACCTGTGGAATGAGGAAGGCGCCCTGCTCTCCGTTATCAGGGCGGCGAATGGACTCATCAAAGAGGGCCTCATGTCGGACGAGTGGCAAGACTGGTGCCTTGAGGTCATGGATGGGACTGGCCGAACGATCCTGCGCATCTCCCTCTCTGATTTCAATCAGGCGCAGAGGATCTTTTCGCTGCATTGAGCCCGCGAAATCTCGAACCGCCTGCCCAGGTGAGCTTGCTATGGATCTTGAGGACCTTGTGTCGCTTCTGATCCCCGTCGTCATCTTCGGGCTGGTGATCGGAGTTCTGGTGCTGTTCGATGAGTAGCGCAATAGCCGCGGGAATTTCGCATAACGCCCAGTCTGGAACGGCCGCACCGCAAGTTTCGTCGAAGGCCGCTTGGCTGACACGAAATGGCACCGGTTGAGCGCATTGCGCTCCCTTTGCCAATACGTCAGTCTCAGCCGACTACCATCCGGTCAGAGATGGACTGTCTCAGGAGAGTGCATGACGGTCCGCTTGCTTGTGGCCATGCCGAAGCCGACGGCTGATCCAGAGCTGGGGGCGCATCCGCCGCGTTCCGGGGATGATCCGGTCAGGCCCCAGGCATGTGGCGAGCCGCGCATGCGGCCAATGTCCCGCCTATCCTACCGGCCCGCGATGAGTACTGCGCCAAACCGATGGGCTTTGGCCCGTCCACCGGTGAAAGGCGCGGCTGAAGGCGCTGATCTCGGCGTAGTTCAGCACCTCGGCGATATGGCTGACCGGGAGATCCGATCTAGCGAGCAACCAGCAGGCAATCTCGCAACGTACCTCGTTGGTCACCTGCCGGAACGAGCTGCCTTCGGCCTTCAGGTGCCGGTGAAGGGCCCGGCGATTGATCGCGAAGAGATTGGCGATCTTGGTCGCTGAACAGCTGTCCCGGAGCAGTTCGACCCGAAGTACGCGCTGCACCTCGGCGGTCAGCGGGCGGATGTTTTGGCCCGATTGGTGCAAGCCAGCTCTAGGAGAAGAGGGGATTGCCATCGCAGCAGACTAGCGCAACTGGAGAGCCGAGCTTGATCACTTGGGACGAATTTTTGATAGTTTGTGACGCGGCGACCGACA contains the following coding sequences:
- a CDS encoding excalibur calcium-binding domain-containing protein, with the translated sequence MMKWGVIAALAAMVMAAPVGATGSLSEQSAKLSVERVKEYVVAQRRSCKAASTCEEAVEMWCGGYSRADADGDGIPCENVCRSRSQVDAIKQRIGC
- a CDS encoding helix-turn-helix domain-containing protein, with translation MHQSGQNIRPLTAEVQRVLRVELLRDSCSATKIANLFAINRRALHRHLKAEGSSFRQVTNEVRCEIACWLLARSDLPVSHIAEVLNYAEISAFSRAFHRWTGQSPSVWRSTHRGPVG
- a CDS encoding thermonuclease family protein, which produces MQLPGTMKPLVLLAFAFLLFVHPVAAGPIITGQADIVDGDTLSIRGRSARVRLYGIDTPEGQQTCDDAASKRYLCGARAAEALADLIGRNGRVTCQEQDRDRYGRVVAVCQANGREINAEMVLQGWALEYKQYSDGRYAKAEAEARTAKRGLWAGQFVEPWDWRRGKRLSSEASTGSDRKCAIKGNISGSDKIYHLPGSRSYAKTVIDEASGERWFCSEDEAKAAGWRAPRG
- a CDS encoding DUF6894 family protein, with amino-acid sequence MPASARYFFHLVSDHEVIPDEEGIDLWNEEGALLSVIRAANGLIKEGLMSDEWQDWCLEVMDGTGRTILRISLSDFNQAQRIFSLH